From a single Syngnathus scovelli strain Florida chromosome 2, RoL_Ssco_1.2, whole genome shotgun sequence genomic region:
- the ubiad1 gene encoding ubiA prenyltransferase domain-containing protein 1 — protein sequence MAIEHKYSMTETFVVAGSNGHNGQPWLTNSVPAGHVSGDSHVSRMARVASDVKHTCAAYVLALRPWSFSASLTPVALGSALAYKLDGSVDLVVLMVCAVAVLVVHGAGNLVNTYYDFSKGIDHKKSDDRTLVDEILAPQDVVMFGALLYSLGCLCATLLFFLSTLRLEHLALIYFGGLSSSFLYTGGIGLKYVALGDVVILITFGPLAVMFAHAVQVGYLSVLPLVYAVPLALNTEAILHSNNTRDMDSDKQAGIVTLAILIGPTLSYVLYNLLLFVPYVLFCILATRYTISMALPLLSLPMAFPLEKQFRSRCYTKIPQQTAKLNLLMGLFYVFGIILAPRGSLPLL from the exons ATGGCCATAGAGCACAAATACAGCATGACAGAAACATTTGTAGTGGCCGGATCGAACGGCCACAATGGGCAGCCGTGGCTCACCAACTCGGTGCCTGCGGGTCACGTCTCTGGTGACAGCCACGTGTCCAGGATGGCCCGAGTGGCCTCCGATGTCAAGCACACATGCGCCGCTTACGTGCTGGCGCTCAGGCCATGGAGCTTCAGCGCCTCGCTCACGCCGGTGGCCCTCGGCAGCGCGCTGGCTTACAAGCTGGATGGCTCGGTGGACTTGGTTGTCCTCATGGTGTGCGCGGTAGCTGTGCTGGTCGTGCACGGCGCCGGCAACCTGGTCAACACCTACTACGACTTCTCCAAAGGCATCGACCACAAGAAAAGTGATGATAGGACTCTGGTGGACGAGATCCTGGCGCCGCAGGATGTTGTCATGTTTGGAGCCTTGTTATACTCATTGGGGTGCTTATGTGCCACATTGCTCTTCTTCCTGTCTACACTCAGACTGGAACACCTTGCCCTGATTTACTTTGGGGGTCTCTCCAGCTCTTTTTTATACACTGGAG GTATTGGTTTAAAGTATGTGGCCCTGGGAGACGTGGTCATTCTCATCACGTTCGGCCCGCTGGCCGTCATGTTCGCCCACGCCGTGCAGGTGGGCTACCTATCAGTCCTGCCATTGGTCTATGCCGTCCCACTGGCCCTCAACACGGAGGCCATCCTCCACAGCAATAACACCCGAGACATGGACTCGGACAAGCAGGCGGGCATCGTCACACTGGCCATCCTAATCGGGCCTACACTTTCCTACGTGCTCTATAACCTGCTGCTCTTCGTCCCCTATGTGCTTTTCTGCATCCTGGCGACGCGCTACACCATCAGCATGGCACTGCCCCTGCTCTCTCTGCCCATGGCCTTCCCCCTGGAGAAGCAGTTCCGCAGCCGGTGCTACACCAAAATCCCCCAGCAGACAGCCAAGCTCAACCTGCTCATGGGACTGTTCTACGTCTTTGGGATCATTCTGGCGCCTCGAGGGAGCCTGCCCTTACTTTGA